In the genome of Triticum urartu cultivar G1812 chromosome 5, Tu2.1, whole genome shotgun sequence, one region contains:
- the LOC125509398 gene encoding glutamate receptor 2.7-like, producing MERASQITLFLLLIIHSGVAQNATTSGTDEFPVGVILDLESLGGKMARTSILMALEDFYTVHRNYSPKVVLHIRGSKSNSVEAASAALDLLENYNVQAVIGPQTSSQAAFVSDLGNKSQVPIISFTATSPSLYSGSLPYFIRATLSDSTQVNSIASLIKAYGWRQVVPIYEETDYGRGVIPYLIDALQEIDARVPYRSVIPLSASNEQITQELYKLMTMQTRVFLVHMSPDLASILFTKAKEVGMMKKGFVWIMTDGLTNVIDSTNPSVMEAMNGVLGVKFYTHKSAELDSFTIRWNRRLQIDNPNDPPVKLNIFELWGYDTIWAVAQAVEKLGIKNKTSFQKPAVARNMTSLGTSVYGPDLLKTILQYKFRGLSGHFDLSGRQLQASTFQIINVVGKGWKEIGFWTAENGISRRLYQGESMPEHSGLVPELNPVIWPGTSTEVPRGWEAAVNGKKLRVGVHVSVYPQFMTSGKDPITGATKAEGLSIDVFEEAVKRLPYALPYEYVAFGTTNDTSTGGYDDFVYQVYLKKYDIAIGDITISENRMSYVDFTLPYTESGVAMVVPAKSSRTNNTWIFVEPLSRDLWLRSIILFFYTWVVLWLLEFLGNNTNIPGEVPRKLGIMTFFSLFGDKDRVERLLSRIVLIVWVFFFLVLSASYTANLATMLTIRQLNPTITDIHELRKSGDYVGCIRGSYVERILEQLNFDGSKIKTYNTYDGFYSALSKGSKNGGIAAFIHEVPYIRLFLARNCKGYTMVPFYKAAGFGYAFPKGSPLVGDISKAILSVIGGDTINQIEKKWIGIGYQNNCNNAGRAPDPEKLTPDGFTGLFILSGAISTSSLLIAVAIYFYEKKNSTTETQPDQKGDQAEGNERGNEAGEEMQNIGLQPSGHRRNASAVSWGFRRSFGTRVAPVSSSSRF from the exons ATGGAGAGAGCATCTCAAATCACCCTCTTCCTGTTACTCATCATCCATTCTGGCGTAGCTCAAAATGCTACCACGAGTGGAACAGATGAGTTCCCCGTTGGAGTGATCCTCGACTTGGAATCATTGGGGGGCAAGATGGCGCGGACCAGCATTTTGATGGCTCTGGAAGATTTCTATACAGTCCACAGAAACTACAGCCCAAAGGTAGTTCTCCACATCAGGGGCTCGAAAAGTAACAGCGTAGAAGCTGCATCAGCAG CTCTCGACCTGCTAGAGAATTACAATGTCCAAGCTGTCATAGGCCCTCAAACATCTTCACAAGCAGCATTTGTATCGGATCTGGGGAATAAAAGTCAGGTCCCTATCATCTCCTTCACAGCAACAAGCCCATCTCTTTACTCTGGCAGTCTTCCATATTTTATTCGTGCAACATTGAGTGACTCTACACAAGTGAATAGCATTGCCTCCCTAATCAAGGCCTACGGGTGGAGGCAGGTGGTGCCAATTTATGAAGAAACTGACTATGGTAGAGGTGTCATACCATATCTCATCGacgccctccaagaaattgatgCTCGTGTTCCCTATCGGAGTGTGATCCCTCTGTCGGCATCTAATGAACAAATTACCCAAGAACTCTATAAGCTAATGACAATGCAAACAAGGGTCTTCTTGGTGCATATGTCACCTGATTTAGCTTCGATCCTCTTCACAAAGGCAAAAGAGGTTGGTATGATGAAGAAAGGATTCGTCTGGATCATGACAGATGGACTAACCAATGTCATAGACTCCACAAACCCTTCTGTCATGGAAGCAATGAATGGTGTTTTAGGTGTAAAGTTTTATACACATAAATCAGCAGAACTGGATAGCTTCACCATACGCTGGAATAGGAGATTACAAATTGATAACCCAAATGATCCACCAGTGAAACTAAACATATTTGAACTCTGGGGCTATGATACTATATGGGCGGTAGCACAAGCAGTTGAAAAGCTTGGTATTAAGAACAAGACATCATTTCAAAAACCAGCAGTTGCAAGAAACATGACAAGCCTGGGAACATCTGTTTATGGCCCGGATCTCCTAAAGACCATCTTGCAATACAAATTTAGAGGTTTGAGTGGTCATTTTGACCTTTCAGGCAGGCAGCTGCAAGCATCTACATTTCAAATAATAAATGtagttggtaaagggtggaaagAAATTGGGTTTTGGACTGCAGAAAATGGTATTTCCCGGCGACTATATCAAGGAGAATCAATGCCAGAGCATTCAGGCTTAGTTCCTGAACTAAACCCCGTGATTTGGCCAGGAACATCAACAGAGGTACCCAGAGGGTGGGAAGCTGCTGTAAATGGTAAGAAGCTTCGAGTGGGAGTGCACGTAAGTGTATACCCACAATTTATGACAAGTGGAAAGGATCCTATCACAGGGGCAACTAAAGCAGAAGGCCTTTCAATTGATGTATTCGAAGAGGCAGTTAAAAGACTTCCCTATGCACTACCTTATGAATATGTAGCATTTGGCACCACGAATGACACAAGCACTGGAGGTTATGATGATTTTGTTTACCAAGTTTACCTTAAG AAATACGATATAGCAATTGGAGACATAACAATCTCAGAGAACAGAATGTCTTACGTCGACTTCACTCTACCGTACACAGAATCAGGAGTGGCAATGGTTGTTCCAGCCAAGAGCAGCAGAACTAACAACACATGGATTTTCGTTGAGCCATTATCACGTGACCTGTGGCTCAGAAGTATCATATTATTTTTCTACACATGGGTTGTTCTCTGGCTATTGGAGTTTCTTGGAAACAACACAAATATCCCAGGCGAAGTTCCCAGAAAGCTCGGGATTATGACCTTCTTTTCCCTGTTTGGAGACA AGGACAGAGTGGAACGCTTACTATCTCGGATAGTTTTGATTGTATGGGTATTTTTCTTCCTTGTATTGTCAGCAAGCTACACCGCGAACTTGGCAACGATGCTTACCATACGACAGCTAAATCCAACTATAACTGATATCCATGAGCTCCGCAAAAGTGGGGACTATGTAGGATGCATTCGTGGTTCCTACGTCGAGAGAATATTGGAACAACTCAATTTCGACGGATCGAAGATCAAGACCTATAATACCTATGATGGATTTTACAGTGCGCTCTCAAAGGGAAGCAAAAATGGTGGAATTGCTGCGTTCATTCATGAAGTCCCATACATCAGATTATTTCTTGCAAGGAACTGCAAAGGGTACACTATGGTTCCATTTTATAAAGCAGCGGGTTTTGGATAT GCATTTCCAAAAGGATCTCCTCTAGTTGGGGACATCTCAAAGGCAATCCTCAGCGTAATAGGAGGAGACACTATTAATCAAATTGAGAAGAAATGGATCGGAATCGGATATCAAAACAACTGCAACAATGCGGGACGTGCACCTGATCCAGAAAAACTCACACCTGATGGTTTTACAGGACTTTTCATACTTAGTGGAGCCATCTCGACTTCTTCTCTTCTGATAGCCGTGGCGATTTACTTTTATGAAAAGAAAAACTCAACAACTGAGACGCAACCTGACCAAAAGGGAGATCAGGCAGAAGGAAATGAAAGAGGTAATGAAGCTGGAGAAGAGATGCAAAACATAGGTCTACAACCAAGTGGCCACAGGCGCAATGCTTCGGCTGTCTCTTGGGGGTTTAGAAGAAGTTTTGGCACAAGAGTGGCACCTGTTTCAAGTTCAAGTCGTTTCTAG